A genome region from Nitrospira sp. includes the following:
- a CDS encoding prepilin-type N-terminal cleavage/methylation domain-containing protein has protein sequence MKQSGVTLLELLVTLTILTILASVALPFTKVSSKRSKEIELRQNLRVIRAAIDAFHLEWARDGDTLTGPACVKNRLSCKDVTGPYGYPKSLDVLLGVKLTGEQATVRGTTMRRYLRSIPPDPMSGAPDWRMRCYRDPPSVKDWCGEDVYDVTSHSQELALNGTKYWEW, from the coding sequence GTGAAACAGTCAGGCGTCACGTTGCTTGAATTGCTCGTTACCCTGACCATCCTCACCATCCTTGCCTCGGTAGCACTCCCGTTCACAAAGGTCTCCTCCAAGCGGAGCAAGGAAATCGAACTGCGCCAGAACCTCCGGGTCATTCGAGCGGCCATCGACGCATTTCATTTGGAGTGGGCGCGCGACGGGGATACCCTGACGGGGCCGGCATGTGTCAAGAACCGGTTGAGCTGTAAAGACGTCACCGGGCCCTATGGCTACCCGAAATCCCTGGATGTATTGTTGGGAGTCAAGCTGACGGGGGAACAGGCGACGGTGCGTGGGACGACGATGAGGCGCTACTTACGGTCGATCCCTCCGGACCCCATGAGCGGAGCGCCCGACTGGCGTATGCGTTGTTATCGAGATCCTCCCAGTGTGAAGGACTGGTGCGGGGAAGATGTCTACGATGTTACGAGTCACAGTCAGGAACTTGCGCTCAATGGTACGAAATATTGGGAGTGGTAA
- a CDS encoding secretin N-terminal domain-containing protein gives MFTAALGLVWGFAGAGCGTFVSPDVKRGDQHLAAGNWEEATVAYRQALKDDPFEPSLQNKYSVARERAAATHDERGRQLLKDRQFDQAAEEFKRALTIEPTSKEHESGLTEVLRLKEARDRYREAERLAQLGRVSEAMTGYMRAVELDPSYKEALEGVARLSAEQHAIDRDDRQKQPVTLQFRNAGLKEVVEALGKAAHVNFVFDKDVRNDPITISLEDKPFDEALALVLNSNSLFSQKAGPTLFIISPNTKQKQEQYQDLMIRTFYLSSAKAKDMVALLKSMLEVKHIHGNEALNTIVIRDQPEKVELAEKIIQANDREDSEVLFDVEVLEVNRTVDQTYGLSYPKQLAGAVIPPGFAGTIAGDIGQQLTYRNLASLGQDSYLFKLPTNVQLDFFKQVTDAKTLAAPKVRVLNNKKAEVNIGDKQPILLSTTNVLPGQAATGAVPTTSTVTSIEFRDTGVKLTVEPNIHLANELSLKMKIEVIRLGDTVLLQQSPPITQFKFGNRSAETMLNVRDGETIVLGGLLQEEDRRTRVTIPWIGDIPFLGNLLSSFKTQRVTTEVILTITPHIVNSLRLPSPQGQAFWSGTESVYSTSPLFAAQPKKVLARVPASGGPGAVTEKSSLKKSQGDVTGQDSVSLSPQLTIQPADATAHTGKEYRVDVLAKQVQGLDRETFALEFDPKILEFRDATMGEVVGVESGKAAVAVSSVDGIVELRLPGSTSAAKDEGRLLRLTFLAKAPGVSPLRMRVVKHGEVDSPEGASEAKGVVRVR, from the coding sequence GTGTTCACGGCGGCGCTCGGTCTGGTATGGGGCTTTGCCGGCGCGGGGTGCGGGACATTCGTATCCCCTGACGTCAAACGCGGGGATCAGCATCTGGCAGCGGGCAACTGGGAAGAAGCCACGGTAGCCTATCGGCAGGCCCTCAAGGACGATCCGTTCGAGCCCTCCCTACAGAACAAATATTCCGTGGCCCGAGAGCGTGCGGCTGCGACGCATGATGAGCGTGGTCGTCAGTTGCTGAAGGACCGTCAGTTCGATCAGGCCGCCGAGGAATTCAAGCGCGCCCTGACGATCGAGCCGACGAGCAAGGAGCATGAGTCCGGCCTGACGGAGGTCTTGCGGTTGAAGGAAGCGCGCGACCGGTATCGGGAAGCGGAACGTCTTGCGCAGTTGGGGCGTGTGAGTGAAGCCATGACCGGCTATATGCGGGCCGTCGAGTTGGACCCCTCCTATAAAGAGGCGCTGGAAGGCGTGGCGAGGCTCTCCGCCGAGCAGCATGCGATCGATCGCGACGACCGACAGAAGCAGCCGGTCACGTTGCAGTTTCGCAATGCGGGCCTGAAGGAAGTGGTGGAGGCGCTGGGGAAGGCGGCTCACGTCAATTTTGTGTTCGACAAGGATGTGCGCAACGATCCTATTACCATCTCGTTGGAAGACAAGCCTTTCGACGAGGCGCTGGCGCTGGTTTTGAACAGCAATAGCCTGTTTTCCCAGAAGGCCGGTCCGACCCTGTTCATCATCAGCCCCAATACCAAGCAAAAGCAGGAACAGTACCAGGACCTGATGATCCGTACCTTCTATCTATCGTCCGCGAAAGCGAAAGACATGGTGGCGCTGCTGAAGTCCATGCTGGAGGTCAAGCACATTCACGGCAATGAAGCGTTGAACACCATCGTGATTCGTGATCAGCCGGAAAAGGTAGAACTTGCGGAGAAGATCATCCAGGCGAACGATCGTGAAGATTCAGAGGTGTTGTTCGACGTCGAAGTGTTGGAAGTGAATCGTACCGTTGATCAGACCTATGGCTTATCCTACCCGAAGCAGCTGGCCGGAGCGGTGATACCTCCCGGATTTGCCGGCACGATTGCGGGGGATATTGGGCAGCAACTCACCTATCGCAACCTGGCGAGTCTGGGGCAGGACAGTTATCTGTTCAAGCTCCCGACAAACGTGCAGCTGGATTTCTTCAAGCAGGTCACTGATGCCAAGACCCTGGCCGCGCCGAAGGTGCGGGTCCTCAATAACAAGAAAGCGGAAGTGAATATCGGCGACAAACAACCGATCTTGCTCTCGACAACCAACGTGCTGCCCGGACAAGCTGCGACCGGTGCGGTACCGACGACCTCGACAGTCACGTCGATCGAGTTTCGCGACACCGGTGTGAAGCTGACGGTGGAGCCGAATATCCACCTGGCGAACGAACTCTCGTTGAAAATGAAGATCGAGGTGATTCGGCTGGGCGATACCGTTCTGCTGCAGCAGTCTCCGCCGATCACGCAGTTCAAATTCGGCAATCGTTCCGCCGAGACCATGTTGAATGTGCGCGACGGGGAAACCATTGTGCTGGGCGGGCTCCTGCAGGAAGAAGATCGTCGGACCAGGGTGACGATTCCCTGGATCGGCGATATTCCCTTTCTGGGCAATCTGTTGAGCTCATTTAAGACCCAACGGGTGACGACAGAGGTGATCTTGACTATCACGCCGCACATCGTCAACTCCTTGCGTCTCCCGAGCCCGCAGGGGCAGGCCTTCTGGTCAGGGACGGAATCAGTGTACTCCACATCCCCCTTGTTTGCCGCGCAGCCGAAAAAGGTGCTGGCGCGCGTGCCGGCGTCGGGTGGTCCGGGGGCAGTCACTGAGAAGAGTTCGCTGAAGAAATCACAAGGCGATGTTACCGGTCAGGACTCGGTGTCACTTTCCCCGCAGCTGACGATTCAGCCTGCGGATGCCACGGCCCACACCGGAAAGGAATATCGTGTGGATGTGCTGGCGAAGCAGGTGCAGGGGCTGGATCGAGAGACCTTTGCATTGGAATTTGATCCAAAGATCCTAGAGTTTCGGGATGCAACCATGGGCGAGGTAGTGGGTGTTGAGTCGGGGAAGGCCGCCGTGGCCGTGAGCTCTGTTGACGGTATCGTTGAGCTGCGGTTGCCTGGTTCCACGAGTGCCGCGAAGGATGAGGGCCGCCTCCTACGGTTGACGTTCCTCGCCAAGGCTCCAGGCGTCTCGCCGCTGCGCATGCGGGTGGTGAAGCACGGAGAGGTCGACAGCCCGGAAGGCGCGAGTGAAGCCAAGGGAGTGGTGAGAGTGCGGTGA
- a CDS encoding nucleotide sugar dehydrogenase: MAKKTQRQIAVVGLGYVGLPIAVAFGKSAPVIGFDINKTKVEELRKGVDRTGEVSPQDLKSSRVRYTSEPSDLKTADFIIVAVPTPINDALQPDLTALKKASELIGSNLAPGAIVVYESTVYPGATEEDCLPILEKASGMKSGIDFKIGYSPERINPGDKEHTLERIIKVVSAQDEESLEIVAQTYAMVVKAGIHRASSIKVAEAAKVIENTQRDLNIALMNELSLIFHRLGIDTRAVLDAAGTKWNFLKFSPGLVGGHCIGVDPYYLTAKAESVGYHPQVILAGRRINNSMGKYVAEQTMKLLSQVERPVSDLRVGVLGLTFKENVPDLRNSRVPDIVNELKEYGIQVMVHDPLAEPEEAVGEYGLRLSPWEQLKQLDGIVLAVAHREYLKMDISELLKPLRKQRNNVVVDVKSVLSPDTLPGSVKYWRL, encoded by the coding sequence ATGGCGAAGAAGACGCAGCGGCAGATCGCAGTAGTGGGGTTGGGGTATGTGGGGTTGCCGATCGCGGTGGCGTTCGGTAAGTCTGCGCCGGTGATTGGGTTCGATATCAATAAGACCAAGGTCGAGGAGTTGCGCAAAGGGGTGGATCGAACCGGGGAGGTATCACCGCAGGACCTAAAATCCAGCCGCGTTCGCTACACGTCCGAGCCGAGCGACCTCAAGACGGCTGACTTTATTATCGTTGCGGTGCCGACCCCCATTAATGACGCCCTTCAGCCGGATCTGACGGCCCTGAAAAAAGCGTCGGAACTGATCGGTTCCAATCTCGCTCCCGGTGCCATTGTGGTGTATGAATCGACGGTGTATCCCGGTGCGACAGAGGAAGACTGTCTGCCGATTCTGGAAAAAGCGTCGGGCATGAAAAGCGGCATTGATTTCAAAATCGGATACTCGCCGGAGCGCATCAATCCTGGGGATAAGGAACACACGCTGGAGCGAATCATTAAGGTGGTCTCCGCCCAGGACGAGGAGTCGTTGGAGATCGTCGCACAAACCTATGCCATGGTGGTGAAGGCTGGAATCCATCGGGCCTCCAGTATCAAAGTTGCTGAAGCGGCGAAGGTGATCGAGAACACGCAGCGCGATCTGAATATCGCCCTCATGAACGAGCTGTCGTTGATTTTTCATCGGTTGGGGATCGATACGCGAGCGGTTCTGGACGCGGCAGGCACGAAGTGGAATTTTCTGAAGTTCAGCCCTGGGTTGGTCGGGGGGCATTGCATTGGAGTCGACCCCTACTACCTCACCGCGAAAGCCGAATCCGTCGGATATCATCCTCAGGTGATTCTGGCAGGGCGACGGATCAATAACAGCATGGGCAAGTATGTCGCCGAGCAGACGATGAAGTTGTTGAGCCAGGTCGAACGGCCGGTCAGTGATTTGCGGGTCGGGGTGTTGGGACTGACCTTTAAAGAGAATGTTCCGGATCTCCGGAATAGCCGGGTGCCGGACATTGTGAACGAACTAAAAGAATATGGAATTCAGGTCATGGTCCATGACCCGCTCGCGGAACCAGAAGAGGCCGTGGGGGAGTATGGCCTGCGCCTCTCGCCTTGGGAACAACTAAAGCAACTCGATGGGATTGTGTTGGCTGTGGCTCATCGGGAATATCTGAAGATGGACATCTCAGAGCTGTTGAAGCCATTGCGGAAACAACGGAACAATGTGGTGGTCGACGTGAAGAGCGTGCTGAGCCCAGACACCTTGCCGGGATCGGTCAAGTATTGGAGGCTCTAG
- a CDS encoding IS110 family transposase, translating to MMACSTTTQNGTFVAIDVAKLVHEVLVEPPTGRRQRWRIRNCQPDYETLRDRLRAFETPVLIGFEATGNYHRPLAYYLGQCGFELRLISSLAVARTRDALYNSWDKNDPKDTQVLLHLLKTGVSQRYHDPLVHAMNDLQELAQTHYQVSLRKVQVQHSIMIHYLPLYFPEAERYYTNSRAQWFTQLLHRFPCPAAITRYSQEVFAHEAWTVVGRKVNKRGFLADLYATARQSIGLAVAEDSEAIQMFRVMLAEHQHLCALRAAIEHQADQVLQSHPDYHRLRTLPGVGPILALTILAEAGDLRRFPHHRQFLKFCGFDLSTQQSGQFRGISRLSKHGNARLRYAFWMAANGAVRMRQNTFREKYARYIKADPQNPDRKRKALCAVAAKVARVAHGLIKTGTDYRPYFEALPPSGALRSRGPSRQALTS from the coding sequence ATGATGGCGTGTTCCACAACCACGCAGAATGGTACCTTCGTGGCGATTGATGTAGCGAAATTGGTTCATGAAGTGTTGGTGGAGCCACCGACCGGACGCCGGCAGCGATGGCGGATCAGGAACTGCCAGCCGGATTATGAGACCTTGCGCGACCGGCTCCGCGCGTTCGAGACGCCGGTCCTCATTGGGTTTGAAGCCACGGGCAACTACCATCGCCCCCTGGCCTATTATCTGGGCCAATGCGGCTTCGAGTTGCGCCTCATTTCTTCCCTCGCGGTGGCGCGGACGCGCGATGCGCTCTACAACTCATGGGATAAAAACGATCCCAAAGACACGCAAGTCTTGCTCCATTTGCTCAAAACCGGTGTTTCCCAGCGGTATCACGATCCGCTCGTGCACGCCATGAACGACCTGCAGGAACTCGCCCAGACTCACTACCAGGTCTCACTTCGGAAGGTGCAGGTCCAGCATAGCATCATGATCCATTACCTCCCGCTGTACTTTCCCGAGGCGGAACGGTACTACACGAACTCGCGGGCGCAGTGGTTTACGCAGCTGCTGCATCGGTTCCCCTGTCCCGCCGCCATCACCCGCTATTCCCAAGAAGTGTTTGCGCACGAGGCGTGGACCGTGGTGGGCCGCAAAGTGAATAAGCGCGGTTTCCTCGCTGACCTCTATGCCACTGCTCGTCAGAGCATTGGGCTCGCCGTGGCGGAAGACTCCGAAGCCATTCAGATGTTCCGTGTGATGCTGGCGGAACATCAGCACCTGTGCGCTCTCCGGGCCGCGATTGAGCACCAGGCGGACCAGGTGCTTCAGTCCCATCCCGACTATCACCGGCTCCGAACCTTACCGGGAGTGGGACCGATTCTCGCCCTCACGATTTTGGCCGAAGCCGGGGACCTGCGTCGGTTTCCGCATCACCGACAATTCCTCAAGTTCTGCGGGTTCGATCTCAGCACGCAGCAGTCCGGCCAGTTCCGTGGGATAAGCCGGTTGTCGAAGCATGGGAATGCGCGACTCCGCTATGCCTTCTGGATGGCTGCCAATGGGGCGGTTCGGATGCGGCAGAATACGTTTCGCGAAAAGTATGCGCGGTATATCAAGGCCGATCCTCAGAATCCGGATCGGAAGCGCAAGGCCCTCTGCGCCGTCGCCGCTAAAGTGGCGCGCGTGGCTCATGGCCTGATTAAGACGGGGACCGACTATCGGCCGTACTTTGAGGCACTCCCTCCCAGTGGAGCACTCCGTTCGCGTGGGCCGTCGAGGCAAGCACTGACCTCGTAG
- a CDS encoding glycosyltransferase family 39 protein: MKTNLSIFGAAVVVRLLMWWLLPEPHLPYNAVFAYLNGAELLLHGEGFSDVTFPFYTPPLYSMCIALVAFVFGGDGIVGIKAIQVLVDSLTAVTIFVIFRDLFDRAIGYLSAMIWALYPFAVYPTLYIGTETFFTFFVALWVLLTTRAMREGKWQLYCGAGAVLALATLTRGTTQFLPLLLPFVLLAFRKPGAHWWSYYLMTLACFILVILPWGVRNYLVLHEIIPVGANNTVVLWGSSEPLWTIDTRSREYPLLLEAAKSKGVVPELSVTSLVERDRLNVRLAMENYRERLAKDPISIVPFMVKKFLRLWYSTESGSNHGMSLAINSFIYIPALVGVVVAWRRKRAITVALCGLVGYFAFLHWITLPLFRYMIPAMPYIIPFSAIGLLFIVKHSWPAMYVRIHAVSHAERVG; encoded by the coding sequence ATGAAAACAAATCTTTCCATTTTTGGGGCCGCTGTAGTTGTTCGCCTGCTGATGTGGTGGCTACTGCCCGAGCCGCATTTGCCTTACAATGCTGTCTTTGCCTATCTGAACGGGGCAGAACTCCTGCTGCATGGAGAGGGTTTTTCAGATGTCACATTTCCTTTCTATACCCCTCCATTATATTCCATGTGCATTGCGTTGGTGGCATTTGTGTTTGGTGGGGACGGAATCGTTGGTATCAAGGCCATTCAAGTGCTAGTAGATTCACTTACTGCTGTGACAATATTTGTAATTTTCAGAGACTTGTTCGACCGAGCTATTGGATATCTATCAGCCATGATCTGGGCGCTATATCCCTTCGCCGTTTATCCAACCCTATACATTGGAACGGAAACATTTTTTACGTTCTTCGTTGCCTTGTGGGTGTTGCTTACCACCCGTGCTATGAGGGAAGGTAAGTGGCAACTTTATTGTGGGGCTGGTGCCGTTTTGGCGTTGGCTACCTTGACAAGAGGAACGACTCAGTTCTTGCCACTACTGCTGCCGTTTGTGTTACTAGCCTTTCGAAAACCAGGCGCGCATTGGTGGAGCTATTATCTTATGACGCTGGCATGCTTCATCCTTGTGATCCTGCCATGGGGGGTTCGGAACTATCTTGTCCTGCACGAGATTATCCCGGTTGGGGCAAACAATACGGTTGTTCTGTGGGGATCTTCTGAACCGCTTTGGACCATTGATACCAGGAGTCGAGAATATCCCTTACTACTCGAGGCCGCAAAATCAAAAGGGGTAGTGCCGGAATTATCTGTTACCAGCCTCGTTGAAAGAGACCGGCTTAATGTGCGTTTAGCTATGGAGAACTATCGGGAACGCTTAGCGAAGGATCCCATCAGCATAGTACCTTTTATGGTTAAGAAGTTTCTTCGGCTGTGGTATTCGACAGAGTCGGGTAGCAACCATGGCATGTCTCTGGCCATTAATAGTTTTATTTACATCCCTGCGTTAGTCGGTGTGGTTGTTGCCTGGAGAAGAAAGAGGGCCATCACGGTGGCTCTCTGCGGCCTGGTTGGTTACTTCGCTTTCTTACACTGGATCACTTTGCCCCTATTCCGCTACATGATTCCGGCGATGCCTTACATCATACCTTTTTCTGCGATTGGCCTATTGTTCATTGTAAAGCATAGTTGGCCTGCAATGTACGTCCGCATACATGCCGTGTCACATGCGGAACGGGTAGGCTGA
- a CDS encoding glycosyltransferase family 4 protein, which translates to MRILWLGHNLAYPPKGGPLQRNYNLLKEAAKHHEVHALVFDQPASRPQGVTPQDCVEALRKFCAGVEWVPLPQDSLGLGRYCRAFGAMVSGEPYEFRWLRSEEMSARLTNLASRFRFDVVHVDTLGLSPYGLLVPHAGRVLNHHDIESALVQRRASNERSAMRRAFWLRESAHLLAAERRWCPTFDANLVVSEDEGQLVKASCGNSAICVVPNGVDIEYFTPRPDPGGAQLLFCGRLDQLANKGAITYFFESIWPQLTDRMKNVEINVVGKNPPAWLVRLSQHDPRVHVPGFVDDVRPYFQKSTVFVCPITDGGGTRLKILDALAMGMPIVSTTFAASGLRLYDGKHLLLADTPADFVSKVCRLLSDKAQRADLTLASREVVVSAYAWEVIGQRLRDAYAAANSLRIAKRLS; encoded by the coding sequence ATGAGAATTCTGTGGTTGGGACATAATCTTGCTTATCCTCCTAAGGGAGGCCCGCTTCAGCGAAATTACAACTTGCTGAAGGAAGCGGCCAAACATCATGAGGTGCATGCACTCGTGTTTGATCAGCCGGCATCCAGGCCCCAAGGTGTGACTCCACAGGACTGTGTCGAAGCGTTGCGAAAGTTCTGCGCCGGTGTGGAGTGGGTGCCTCTTCCACAGGATTCTCTCGGACTGGGCCGTTATTGTAGGGCGTTTGGTGCTATGGTGAGTGGTGAGCCATATGAGTTCCGGTGGTTGCGTTCTGAAGAGATGTCCGCTCGTCTCACCAACTTGGCCAGCAGGTTTCGCTTCGATGTCGTGCATGTGGATACATTGGGATTGTCTCCCTATGGATTGCTCGTTCCTCATGCAGGGAGGGTGTTGAATCATCACGATATTGAGTCTGCACTGGTCCAGCGACGTGCGTCCAACGAACGCAGTGCAATGAGGCGTGCATTCTGGTTACGGGAATCGGCACACCTGCTTGCCGCAGAAAGACGATGGTGTCCTACCTTCGATGCTAACCTAGTGGTGTCTGAGGATGAAGGACAGTTAGTGAAGGCCTCCTGTGGGAACAGTGCCATTTGCGTCGTTCCGAACGGCGTCGATATCGAATACTTTACCCCGCGACCAGATCCAGGAGGAGCGCAGTTGTTATTTTGCGGGCGCCTCGATCAACTAGCGAACAAAGGCGCCATAACCTACTTCTTTGAGTCGATCTGGCCTCAATTAACAGACAGAATGAAAAATGTGGAAATTAACGTAGTGGGAAAAAACCCTCCGGCCTGGTTAGTGAGGCTATCTCAGCACGATCCTCGAGTGCACGTCCCTGGGTTTGTGGATGATGTCCGGCCCTATTTCCAGAAGTCGACGGTATTCGTCTGCCCCATCACGGACGGGGGAGGGACGCGATTGAAAATACTCGATGCCTTGGCGATGGGCATGCCGATAGTGAGTACGACTTTTGCGGCATCTGGTTTGCGTTTGTACGATGGAAAACATTTGCTTCTGGCTGATACGCCGGCCGACTTTGTGAGCAAAGTCTGTCGATTATTGTCGGATAAGGCTCAAAGAGCCGATTTGACCTTGGCTAGCCGTGAGGTGGTAGTCAGTGCGTATGCATGGGAGGTCATAGGACAGCGGTTGCGCGATGCATATGCTGCCGCGAACTCTCTGAGGATTGCCAAGCGACTGTCGTAA
- a CDS encoding glycosyltransferase family 4 protein has product MGDLWAGAEVHLLALMTYLVRLHGFEWAVVLFNEGRLADELRKLPLSLTVIPEKHHGPLALASRLGKVFRQFRPDVVHTHKYKDSILAALVARYMGVPHVVRVVHGMPEPFKGLRNVKMAGYTIADRFVTGWLVDRVIAVSSDIEQALLRSYDAARIVCIHNGIDLEAVRVTTQRADMRRKWNIDDKAVLIGTVGRLVPVKGHALLLKAFRILSQSFQNVILIFVGDGPLREQLETEAKRLGLDQSVIFSGHQEQSYDFINMMDIFVLPSLHEGIPMVLLEAFALKRPVIASRVGGIPEVVSHGESGILVNPAKPDELARAIGALIDDQVTAVAFGVAGRARIEADFSASTMANQTAGMYRSVCKG; this is encoded by the coding sequence ATGGGCGACTTGTGGGCAGGGGCGGAAGTTCATCTGCTTGCGCTCATGACGTACCTCGTTCGACTACACGGGTTCGAATGGGCGGTGGTTCTATTCAATGAGGGGCGGTTGGCGGATGAACTTCGGAAACTTCCGCTCTCCCTCACGGTCATTCCCGAAAAACACCATGGCCCGCTAGCTCTCGCTTCTCGCCTTGGAAAAGTTTTTCGGCAGTTTCGTCCCGATGTCGTTCATACCCACAAGTACAAAGATTCCATCCTCGCTGCACTTGTCGCCCGCTACATGGGGGTCCCTCATGTGGTCAGAGTGGTTCACGGTATGCCCGAACCATTTAAAGGGCTGAGGAATGTGAAGATGGCCGGGTACACGATTGCGGACAGATTCGTGACCGGATGGCTGGTGGATAGGGTGATCGCTGTCTCATCCGACATTGAACAGGCTTTGCTCAGGAGCTATGACGCCGCTCGAATCGTCTGTATACACAATGGGATCGATCTGGAAGCGGTCCGCGTCACTACTCAAAGGGCGGATATGCGTAGGAAGTGGAATATTGACGACAAGGCCGTTTTGATTGGAACGGTGGGACGGCTGGTTCCAGTGAAAGGCCATGCCCTGTTATTGAAAGCCTTTCGAATCCTGTCTCAGTCTTTTCAGAATGTGATATTAATTTTTGTTGGCGATGGGCCGTTGCGTGAGCAGCTTGAAACGGAAGCGAAACGGTTAGGCTTAGATCAATCCGTGATATTCTCGGGCCATCAAGAACAGTCTTATGATTTCATCAACATGATGGACATTTTTGTTTTGCCGTCTCTGCATGAAGGAATTCCGATGGTCCTATTAGAAGCCTTTGCTCTGAAGCGGCCGGTCATTGCGAGCCGAGTCGGTGGAATTCCTGAAGTGGTATCACATGGTGAGTCTGGAATTTTAGTAAACCCGGCGAAGCCTGATGAACTGGCGAGAGCGATTGGCGCTCTCATCGATGATCAGGTAACGGCTGTTGCATTTGGCGTGGCTGGGCGGGCACGAATTGAGGCTGACTTCAGTGCGAGTACCATGGCAAATCAAACAGCTGGGATGTATCGGTCAGTGTGCAAGGGGTGA
- a CDS encoding glycosyltransferase family 4 protein → MIRTILFLSTSSGPGGAERVINNLAASLDPQRYRAVLCLFRPGWLQDRSESRGIRTFIIPTHGMTDWRWAIQFKRLLRQEQVDLIHAHEFDANVQGTFVAALTGLPLVATVHGKNYFWERLRRRLAYRWVSRRATMVAVSENLKQFIVEQVGVSPSRVKVLYNGVDMLPQCDRTEVEACRKELGLPESHQIVGVVGNLYPVKGHQYLIEGIPSVLAKCPNTSFVFAGRGQLETELKAHVDRLGVGGKVFFLGLRQDIPRILAMLDVFVLPSLSEGLSMAILEAMIAGKPVVATQVGGNPELILDGETGFLVPPRDSQALAARLVTLLTDKQQAALFAERGKRRAEGQFSLRTMVSSYQSLYEECLELGK, encoded by the coding sequence ATGATTCGAACAATTCTCTTTCTTTCGACTAGCAGCGGGCCTGGTGGGGCGGAGCGAGTGATCAATAATTTGGCCGCGTCGCTGGATCCACAAAGATATCGAGCCGTTCTGTGCCTGTTTCGACCTGGCTGGCTCCAGGACCGAAGTGAGAGTCGAGGAATCCGCACCTTCATCATTCCGACGCACGGGATGACCGATTGGCGATGGGCAATTCAATTCAAACGACTCCTGCGACAGGAACAGGTGGATCTGATTCACGCGCATGAGTTTGATGCCAATGTACAAGGGACCTTTGTCGCGGCGCTTACAGGCCTTCCGCTCGTCGCAACCGTCCATGGGAAAAACTATTTCTGGGAGCGACTCCGGCGTCGCCTGGCATACCGCTGGGTGAGTCGCAGGGCAACTATGGTGGCTGTATCGGAGAATCTCAAGCAATTCATTGTTGAACAAGTCGGAGTTTCTCCGAGTCGCGTCAAGGTGCTCTATAACGGCGTGGATATGTTGCCTCAGTGTGACCGCACTGAGGTGGAGGCGTGTCGAAAAGAATTGGGCCTGCCAGAGAGTCATCAAATTGTGGGGGTGGTGGGTAATCTATATCCTGTTAAAGGGCATCAGTATTTGATTGAGGGGATTCCCTCTGTCTTGGCGAAATGTCCTAACACCTCGTTCGTGTTTGCCGGCAGAGGGCAGCTCGAAACTGAACTGAAGGCGCACGTAGATCGGCTTGGTGTAGGAGGAAAGGTTTTCTTTCTTGGTCTGAGGCAGGACATCCCACGAATCCTGGCCATGCTGGATGTGTTTGTGTTGCCCTCTCTCTCGGAGGGGCTTTCAATGGCAATCCTCGAGGCGATGATAGCCGGAAAACCAGTGGTCGCGACACAGGTTGGAGGGAATCCGGAACTGATTCTCGATGGAGAAACAGGCTTTCTGGTTCCGCCGCGTGATAGTCAGGCCCTAGCGGCTCGGTTAGTAACGTTGTTGACCGATAAGCAACAGGCGGCCCTCTTTGCAGAGAGAGGCAAGCGTCGGGCCGAAGGGCAATTCAGCCTGCGGACCATGGTGTCTTCCTATCAGTCGCTCTATGAGGAGTGCCTGGAATTGGGAAAATAA